In Oceaniferula marina, the following are encoded in one genomic region:
- a CDS encoding DUF4339 domain-containing protein — protein sequence MNNYYLHRDNQNYGPYPESQILQMLQSGQIQAQEMICIVGGSEWIQATALQQASLSPNLQAATTVTASGNQVPVVTDEHVAAAKLRLKAPMLGIVFSIALPCILWAAKNDAERGVRTTGRHSAAKNLAKQNTGLLPMAIIIAPIGVVLSGVWFRKRLAVYKGLKAEWKK from the coding sequence CTACTTACACCGCGATAACCAGAATTACGGACCTTACCCTGAATCTCAAATACTCCAAATGTTACAGTCAGGACAAATACAAGCACAAGAGATGATTTGTATCGTTGGAGGAAGCGAATGGATACAAGCAACCGCTCTACAACAGGCTTCTTTGTCTCCAAATTTACAAGCTGCGACTACTGTTACTGCTTCTGGGAATCAGGTGCCTGTGGTTACAGATGAGCATGTTGCCGCCGCGAAACTGAGACTTAAAGCTCCTATGTTGGGTATTGTTTTCTCTATTGCTCTCCCTTGTATATTATGGGCAGCCAAAAATGATGCCGAACGAGGGGTGAGAACTACTGGTCGACACTCTGCTGCTAAAAACTTAGCTAAACAAAATACTGGTTTATTACCCATGGCCATCATAATTGCCCCAATCGGAGTGGTTTTATCAGGGGTTTGGTTCCGCAAAAGATTAGCTGTTTATAAGGGTTTAAAGGCTGAGTGGAAGAAATAA